A portion of the Polaribacter cellanae genome contains these proteins:
- a CDS encoding RagB/SusD family nutrient uptake outer membrane protein — MKNIKNKFLKLFTSFVVVCTLFTGCINELDTKPEVELSLEELLAQDPQAVEGILSRLYGSFALSGAAGSGSSDISDDAGESPFLRGIVNLQDFAADGMKNRWGDNGLDQLTTTSNWTPENKFFRYLYNRIFFTIPQCNNLLSILPNVEVDKKEVIISEVRFIRALANFYLIDVFGKGVLATEQTYGQTEQLPEASRLELYNFVESELLAIEPLLLTSNNYGRATKAAAQMLLAKLYLNAEVYTGTPQYDKAAIYAKKVITEGSYTLANDFVSLFSGDNNTSTEIIFPLIADAQVSQSFGNTTYIVNGSLNADTTPLAQFGATEGWGGHRASKAWYGLYGDLSTTTDERAALFFTNGHTYEMDDYKEWTNGYPSVKFRNTNFSGASVPSKFSSTDFPLFRLADAYLMYAECAVKGSSEADIATAVGYVNDLRERSKASTVTATDIQGNESNGLPFILNERARELNLEGHRRTDLIRYGKFTGNSYLWPWKGGVKDGTSIPSNYNVYPIPSSALQANPNLTQNLGY; from the coding sequence ATGAAAAATATAAAAAACAAATTTTTAAAATTATTCACAAGTTTTGTCGTTGTTTGTACGCTATTTACGGGCTGTATAAATGAATTAGACACAAAACCTGAAGTAGAATTATCTTTAGAAGAACTTTTAGCACAAGATCCACAAGCTGTAGAAGGTATTCTTTCTAGATTATATGGTTCTTTTGCACTTTCTGGAGCTGCTGGTTCTGGTAGTTCTGATATTAGTGATGATGCTGGAGAATCTCCTTTTTTAAGAGGAATTGTAAACCTGCAAGATTTTGCTGCAGATGGTATGAAAAACAGATGGGGAGATAATGGTTTAGACCAATTAACTACCACAAGCAACTGGACACCAGAAAACAAATTCTTTAGATATTTATATAATAGAATTTTCTTTACAATACCACAATGTAATAATCTGTTATCTATATTACCAAATGTAGAAGTAGATAAAAAAGAAGTTATTATCTCTGAGGTACGTTTTATTAGAGCATTAGCTAATTTTTATTTAATTGATGTTTTTGGTAAAGGTGTACTTGCTACTGAGCAAACTTACGGACAAACTGAACAATTACCTGAAGCTTCAAGGTTAGAATTATATAACTTCGTGGAATCAGAATTGCTAGCTATTGAACCTCTTTTATTAACTTCTAATAATTATGGTAGAGCAACAAAAGCGGCAGCTCAAATGTTATTAGCTAAGTTATATCTAAATGCAGAGGTTTACACAGGAACACCTCAATATGACAAAGCTGCAATTTATGCGAAAAAAGTAATTACTGAAGGTAGTTATACATTAGCAAACGATTTTGTAAGTCTTTTTTCTGGAGACAATAACACATCAACAGAAATTATTTTCCCTTTAATTGCAGATGCACAAGTAAGCCAAAGTTTTGGTAACACTACTTATATAGTTAATGGTAGCTTAAATGCAGATACTACACCTTTAGCTCAATTTGGTGCTACAGAAGGTTGGGGTGGTCATAGAGCATCAAAAGCTTGGTATGGTTTATATGGAGATTTATCTACTACTACTGATGAAAGAGCTGCATTGTTTTTTACAAATGGACATACGTATGAAATGGATGATTACAAAGAATGGACTAATGGTTATCCTTCAGTAAAATTTAGAAACACAAACTTTTCTGGTGCTTCTGTTCCTTCAAAATTTTCTAGTACAGATTTTCCATTATTTAGATTAGCAGATGCTTATTTAATGTATGCAGAGTGTGCAGTAAAAGGTTCTTCTGAAGCAGATATTGCAACTGCTGTAGGTTATGTAAATGATCTTAGAGAACGCTCTAAAGCCTCTACAGTTACAGCAACTGATATACAAGGTAATGAGTCTAATGGTTTACCGTTTATTTTAAACGAAAGAGCAAGAGAATTAAATTTAGAAGGTCACAGGCGTACAGATTTAATACGTTATGGTAAATTTACAGGAAACTCATATTTATGGCCTTGGAAAGGTGGGGTAAAAGATGGTACATCAATTCCAAGTAATTACAATGTGTATCCTATACCTTCTTCTGCATTACAAGCAAACCCTAATTTAACGCAAAATTTAGGCTACTAA
- a CDS encoding SusC/RagA family TonB-linked outer membrane protein: MKKFKLLLIGLLLTTSFSMFAQQTVKGIVKEKATGEPLPGVSVVLKGTQRGTETDFDGNFTLDKVKTGDTLVFRYLGYTTKELVIASKYNLTVTLKESSEQLDEIVIVGYGSVKKEDLTGSVDVISAKDFNKGAVVSPDQLLQGKAAGVRITNAGGQPDAAPNIRIRGGSSLSGNNAPLIVIDGVPLDNGGVAGVGNPLSLINPNDIESFSILKDASATAIYGSRASNGVLIITTKKGTSGDTKYNFSTRTSVSAISPGNQIQVMNSDTFVNFAKKYYPNSLEALGVPVGSVSTNEPSRIITLKDKNGNSFKRQIFNTNWQDAIYRTAVTKDYNFGVSANLFKKIPLRASVGFNDTEGVVKTNDYQRITGSLRLTPKFFDKHLKIDINAKGTLVDKNSIDDGGALGGAISMDPTKPIYDSSSFFGGFYQQYRPSTDTNAPNAKAGASNPLGVLLQRTRPEKVKRILGNVEFDYKFHNLPELRAVLNLGLEASTAEIEEVYADNAINSYTLVPDTNQPLGTYIFNSGKSYGENQDIKNTTMEGYLAYRKELDESFINNFDVQGGYSYQNFRNEGTKDLYITDPTSGVRIPNVNPLNPTNRYFNELNLQSFFGRANLNLANKYLVTLSLRADGSSFFTKENRWGYFPSAALAWKLKEESFVKGVEFINDFKLRIGWGQTGQQDVSGQVGFYPSTPLFEIGSPESQYISGVNLYNAKEFNPDLTWEKTTTYNVGIDFDFFKNSFISGSFDVYKRETTDLLVVATVPPGQALSDQVIQNIGSTDSKGFELNLNANIIRKEDLDVSLNSNLSYNYTEVSDLEGVKQINAPNGGLAIGTGNILLRHAVGQQAGSAWVLKQVYDNAGNPILGSFVDLNGDGSITEDDRYYRAIQPNWTFGFGFNVNFKNWDFSASFRGQLDGEVYNSRRLTNGVIRNTQSLDGTFFNNALDFSAGEANPAFTNILDPIQYSDYFLENASFLRCENIVLGHTLNNVFKSVGLKIYGAVNNPFLITNYSGQDPENFSGIDNNFYPRATIYNIGVNIDF; encoded by the coding sequence ATGAAAAAATTTAAATTATTGTTAATAGGACTTCTTTTAACTACATCTTTTAGCATGTTTGCACAACAAACAGTAAAAGGTATTGTAAAAGAAAAAGCAACAGGCGAACCTTTGCCTGGTGTAAGTGTTGTTTTGAAAGGTACACAAAGAGGTACTGAAACAGATTTTGATGGGAATTTTACTTTAGATAAAGTAAAAACGGGTGATACTTTGGTTTTTAGATATCTTGGTTACACCACTAAAGAACTAGTAATAGCATCTAAATATAATTTAACTGTTACTCTAAAAGAATCTTCAGAACAGTTAGATGAAATTGTTATTGTAGGTTATGGTAGTGTTAAAAAAGAAGACTTAACAGGTTCTGTAGATGTAATTTCTGCAAAAGACTTTAACAAAGGGGCAGTAGTTTCTCCAGATCAGTTATTACAAGGTAAAGCTGCTGGTGTTAGAATTACGAATGCTGGTGGACAACCAGATGCTGCACCAAATATTAGAATTCGTGGAGGTTCTTCTCTTTCTGGTAATAATGCACCTTTAATTGTTATTGATGGTGTACCACTAGACAATGGTGGTGTTGCTGGTGTTGGTAACCCTTTAAGCTTAATAAACCCAAATGATATTGAAAGCTTTTCTATATTAAAAGACGCTTCTGCAACTGCTATTTATGGTTCTAGAGCTTCTAATGGTGTACTTATTATTACAACTAAAAAAGGAACTTCTGGAGATACTAAATACAACTTCTCTACAAGAACTTCTGTTAGTGCAATAAGCCCTGGAAATCAAATTCAGGTAATGAACTCTGATACATTTGTAAATTTTGCTAAAAAGTATTATCCTAATAGCTTAGAAGCTTTAGGTGTGCCTGTTGGTTCTGTTAGCACAAATGAGCCAAGTAGAATTATTACACTTAAAGACAAAAATGGAAACTCTTTTAAACGCCAAATCTTTAATACAAATTGGCAAGATGCAATTTATAGAACCGCTGTTACAAAAGATTATAATTTTGGTGTTAGTGCAAACCTATTCAAAAAAATACCACTTAGAGCCTCTGTAGGTTTTAATGACACAGAAGGTGTTGTGAAAACAAATGATTACCAAAGAATTACAGGATCTTTAAGATTAACACCTAAATTTTTTGACAAACACTTAAAAATAGACATTAATGCTAAAGGAACTTTGGTAGATAAAAACTCTATTGATGATGGTGGCGCTTTAGGTGGTGCTATTTCTATGGATCCAACAAAACCTATTTATGATAGTAGCTCATTTTTTGGCGGATTCTATCAACAATATAGACCTTCTACAGATACCAATGCTCCTAACGCTAAAGCAGGCGCAAGTAATCCTTTAGGCGTTTTATTACAGAGAACAAGACCAGAAAAGGTAAAACGTATTTTAGGAAATGTAGAATTTGATTATAAATTTCATAATTTGCCTGAATTAAGAGCTGTGTTAAATTTAGGCTTAGAAGCTTCTACTGCAGAGATTGAAGAAGTTTATGCTGACAATGCTATAAATTCTTACACATTGGTTCCAGACACAAATCAGCCATTAGGTACTTATATTTTTAATTCTGGAAAGAGTTATGGTGAAAACCAAGATATAAAAAACACAACAATGGAAGGTTATTTAGCATATCGAAAAGAATTAGATGAATCATTCATCAATAATTTTGATGTACAAGGAGGCTATTCTTATCAGAATTTTAGAAATGAAGGCACCAAAGATCTTTATATAACAGACCCTACTTCTGGTGTAAGGATTCCAAACGTTAATCCTTTAAATCCTACAAACAGATACTTTAACGAATTAAATTTACAATCATTTTTTGGTAGAGCAAACTTAAATTTAGCAAACAAATATTTAGTTACTTTATCATTAAGAGCTGATGGATCGTCATTCTTTACAAAAGAAAACAGATGGGGTTATTTCCCTTCTGCAGCCTTAGCTTGGAAATTAAAAGAAGAAAGTTTTGTAAAAGGCGTAGAATTTATCAATGATTTTAAGTTGCGTATTGGTTGGGGGCAAACAGGACAACAAGATGTTTCTGGTCAAGTAGGTTTTTATCCTTCTACTCCATTATTTGAAATTGGATCTCCAGAAAGCCAATATATAAGTGGTGTAAATTTATACAACGCTAAAGAATTCAATCCAGATTTAACTTGGGAAAAAACTACTACTTACAATGTAGGTATAGATTTCGACTTCTTCAAAAACAGTTTTATTTCTGGTTCTTTTGATGTGTATAAAAGAGAAACTACAGATTTATTAGTAGTTGCTACAGTTCCTCCTGGACAAGCTTTAAGTGATCAAGTAATACAAAACATAGGTTCTACAGATAGCAAAGGTTTTGAATTAAACTTAAATGCAAACATTATAAGAAAAGAAGATTTAGATGTTTCTTTAAACAGTAACTTGTCTTATAATTACACAGAAGTATCTGACTTGGAAGGCGTTAAACAAATAAACGCTCCAAATGGCGGTCTTGCTATTGGAACTGGTAATATTTTGCTAAGACATGCTGTTGGGCAACAAGCAGGTTCTGCTTGGGTATTAAAACAAGTATATGACAATGCAGGAAACCCTATTTTAGGTTCTTTTGTAGATTTAAACGGAGATGGCAGTATTACTGAAGATGATAGGTATTATAGAGCCATACAACCTAACTGGACATTTGGTTTTGGTTTTAATGTAAACTTTAAAAACTGGGATTTTAGTGCAAGTTTTAGAGGTCAGTTAGATGGAGAAGTGTATAACTCTAGAAGATTAACCAATGGTGTTATTAGAAATACACAATCCTTAGATGGTACATTCTTTAACAATGCCTTAGATTTTTCTGCAGGAGAAGCAAACCCTGCTTTTACAAACATTTTAGATCCAATTCAATATTCAGATTACTTTTTAGAAAATGCTTCTTTTTTAAGATGTGAAAATATTGTGCTTGGTCATACATTAAACAATGTATTTAAAAGTGTAGGTTTAAAAATCTATGGTGCTGTTAACAATCCTTTCTTAATAACAAACTATTCAGGACAAGATCCTGAAAACTTTTCAGGAATAGATAATAACTTCTACCCTAGAGCAACCATATATAATATTGGTGTAAATATTGATTTTTAA
- a CDS encoding alpha-amylase family glycosyl hydrolase — protein MKKIILLFTLLITSIGFGQQVTITPTPFDLTQSITINVDVKSSQSDCNGLKTATKVYLHSGVGDNSNAFGTSVVGNWGADDGVGEMTDTDGDGVWSITFVPKTYYSLTDAQAANVTKIGMVFRNTNGSKELKNSGCKDYIFNVGSFQLTLNIPTKTETILNSGETLPISATTSLNANFSLRANGTLVDQKSNLKTYSFSPTVTQNTNFVLEATNNGNSKSVSFKAIVRPTVTEAHVPSGMKDGINLNPSDNTKVTLVFYAPNKDFVHLIGDFNNWTINNTYLLKKDSSKDRFWIELTGLTPKTNHMYQYLIDGNLRVADPYSTVILSEFNDQYINNTTYPDLAAYPTGKTNDAVTLLRTGDDPYVWKTTNFTKPKKTDLVIYELLIRDFDALHSFDAVKARLDYLEGLGINAIEFMPLNEFDGNESWGYNPSFHMALDKYYGTKNAFKELVDECHRRGIAVIVDVVYNHATGQNPYYRMYNTDNGGYEGQASANSPFFNTTAKHSYSVYNDFNHSKQAVQDYVKRTAQYWLKEYKVDGFRWDLTKGFTQNCSRSDQSCTNAYQQDRVDILKEYADYQWEIDANSYVIFEHLGTNNEEKQWVDYRLSEGKGIMLWGNHNENYSEATMGFHSGGKSDFSWISYKNRGWSVPANVSYMESHDEERLMYKNLQFGNSNGSYSVKNKSTALDRVEMAGAFYFTVPGPKMIWQFGELGYDIGINQNGRTGNKPILWNYEAEEDRRDVKNTWSKLIKLKLQYDIFETEDFTLDVGNSNGLKKIKLTDATATGIQNIVVLGNFGTTTQSINPTFQKTGTWYNLLDNNKTINVTNTNSTISLAPGEYKMYGNMPATLSNKDVVIEKDKIQLYPNPATNQFYVSKEVVSVTIFDITGKMIKKYDNKAVKNNSFTTSNMNKGIYFVRFKSENNIINVKKLILH, from the coding sequence ATGAAAAAAATTATACTTCTTTTTACTTTATTAATCACTTCAATAGGATTTGGGCAACAAGTAACAATTACGCCAACACCTTTCGACCTTACACAATCGATTACGATTAATGTGGATGTTAAAAGTTCGCAATCGGATTGTAATGGGCTAAAAACAGCTACAAAAGTATATTTACATTCTGGAGTTGGAGATAACTCAAATGCTTTTGGAACTAGTGTTGTTGGAAATTGGGGCGCAGATGATGGTGTAGGAGAAATGACAGACACAGATGGAGATGGTGTTTGGTCTATTACTTTTGTACCCAAAACATATTATTCTCTAACAGATGCACAGGCTGCAAATGTTACCAAAATTGGAATGGTTTTTAGAAATACAAATGGAAGTAAAGAACTAAAAAATAGTGGTTGTAAAGATTATATTTTTAATGTAGGAAGTTTTCAACTTACTTTAAACATACCAACAAAAACAGAGACAATTTTAAACTCAGGCGAAACATTACCAATTAGCGCAACAACTTCTTTAAATGCTAATTTTAGTTTAAGAGCAAATGGTACTTTGGTCGATCAAAAATCGAACTTAAAAACCTATAGCTTCTCTCCTACTGTTACTCAAAATACAAATTTTGTTTTAGAAGCAACAAACAATGGTAATTCTAAATCTGTTTCGTTTAAAGCTATTGTAAGACCAACTGTAACAGAAGCTCATGTTCCTTCTGGAATGAAAGATGGCATCAATTTAAATCCATCAGACAATACAAAAGTCACGTTAGTTTTCTATGCTCCAAATAAAGATTTCGTTCATTTAATTGGAGATTTTAACAACTGGACAATCAACAACACCTATCTTCTTAAAAAAGATTCTTCAAAAGATAGATTTTGGATTGAATTAACCGGTTTAACTCCAAAGACGAATCATATGTATCAATATTTAATTGATGGAAATTTAAGAGTTGCAGATCCTTATTCTACGGTTATTCTTTCAGAATTTAACGACCAATACATTAACAATACCACATATCCAGACTTGGCAGCATATCCAACTGGAAAAACAAATGATGCTGTTACTTTATTAAGAACTGGTGACGATCCTTACGTTTGGAAAACAACCAATTTTACAAAACCAAAAAAAACCGATTTAGTAATTTACGAATTATTAATTAGAGATTTTGATGCTCTACATAGTTTCGATGCTGTAAAAGCAAGATTAGATTATTTAGAAGGTTTGGGAATAAATGCCATAGAATTTATGCCTTTAAATGAGTTTGATGGAAATGAATCTTGGGGATATAACCCATCATTTCACATGGCTTTAGATAAATATTATGGAACTAAAAATGCTTTTAAAGAGTTGGTAGACGAATGTCATAGAAGAGGAATTGCTGTTATTGTAGATGTTGTATATAACCATGCAACAGGACAAAACCCTTACTACAGGATGTACAATACAGATAATGGTGGTTATGAAGGTCAAGCAAGTGCTAACAGTCCCTTTTTTAATACAACTGCCAAACATTCTTACAGTGTTTACAACGATTTTAATCACAGTAAACAAGCAGTACAAGATTATGTAAAAAGAACTGCACAATATTGGTTAAAAGAATATAAAGTAGATGGTTTTAGGTGGGATTTAACAAAAGGATTTACCCAGAATTGTTCTCGCTCAGATCAAAGTTGTACAAATGCATATCAACAAGACAGAGTCGATATTTTAAAAGAATACGCAGATTACCAATGGGAAATTGATGCCAATTCTTACGTAATTTTCGAACATTTAGGCACCAATAACGAAGAAAAACAATGGGTAGATTATAGACTTTCGGAAGGCAAAGGAATAATGCTTTGGGGAAACCATAATGAAAATTATTCTGAAGCTACAATGGGGTTTCATTCAGGAGGAAAATCGGACTTTTCTTGGATTTCATACAAAAACAGAGGTTGGTCTGTACCTGCAAACGTGAGTTATATGGAAAGCCATGACGAAGAACGCTTAATGTATAAAAACTTACAATTTGGTAATTCCAACGGAAGTTACTCTGTTAAAAATAAATCTACTGCATTAGACAGAGTAGAAATGGCTGGTGCATTTTATTTTACTGTTCCAGGACCAAAAATGATTTGGCAATTTGGAGAATTAGGATACGATATTGGCATCAACCAAAATGGTAGAACTGGTAACAAGCCAATTTTATGGAATTACGAAGCCGAAGAAGATAGAAGAGATGTAAAAAACACTTGGTCTAAACTTATAAAATTAAAACTTCAATACGATATTTTCGAAACAGAAGATTTTACTTTAGATGTTGGCAATTCTAACGGATTAAAGAAAATAAAGCTTACAGATGCTACTGCAACAGGCATACAAAATATTGTTGTTCTTGGAAATTTTGGAACCACCACACAAAGTATAAATCCAACTTTTCAAAAAACAGGCACTTGGTATAATTTATTAGACAATAATAAAACCATAAATGTAACCAATACAAATAGCACTATTTCTTTAGCTCCTGGAGAATATAAAATGTATGGAAATATGCCTGCAACTTTATCTAATAAAGATGTAGTTATAGAAAAAGATAAAATTCAATTATACCCTAATCCAGCAACAAATCAATTTTACGTATCTAAAGAAGTTGTAAGTGTTACCATTTTTGATATCACTGGAAAAATGATAAAAAAGTATGACAACAAAGCTGTAAAAAACAATAGTTTTACAACTTCTAATATGAATAAAGGTATCTATTTTGTTCGATTTAAAAGTGAAAATAATATTATAAATGTAAAAAAACTAATACTTCATTAA
- a CDS encoding SusE domain-containing protein: MKNIKIFSAVSIIGIILLFFQSCEDTSETFAVSQRTAPVLAELNFTKLELDAVNTSNPALTLNWEEADYGFQVVVNYAIQFSKDDTFAEPVTASTLSSKTSLTLSTSELNSIAGNTGLNPFNWADIYVRIVSSLGTDKNEKANSNTVMLSIYPYFNYVFEDYYLVGNGVAPGWNNDNNNPPLFRDEKDSNVFYYTGLIKNDNGDLGEGRFKILENKGQWQPQWGVIEDEGNDGFKTAGKIAGNPTTQAGDPGRFGAASTGFYSFKIDFKAKTYTMEPFDATGKTSPASLSLQGTSTANVAMTPLAFDGHIWYANNIKLIPGKVEFVTDANAKWGSTTSFSGVATDGGGSIPVIVEDNYDIWFNDLTGRYILIPLNL; encoded by the coding sequence ATGAAAAATATAAAAATATTTTCAGCAGTTAGTATCATTGGCATAATACTTTTATTTTTCCAATCTTGCGAAGATACTTCTGAAACATTCGCGGTATCGCAACGAACAGCTCCTGTTTTGGCAGAATTAAATTTTACCAAATTAGAACTAGATGCTGTAAATACATCAAACCCTGCTTTAACATTAAATTGGGAAGAAGCAGATTATGGTTTTCAAGTGGTTGTTAATTATGCAATTCAGTTTTCTAAAGATGATACGTTTGCAGAACCTGTAACTGCATCAACACTTTCTAGTAAAACTTCTCTTACTTTATCTACAAGCGAATTAAATTCAATTGCTGGCAATACAGGTTTAAACCCTTTTAATTGGGCAGATATCTATGTAAGAATTGTTTCTTCTTTAGGAACTGATAAAAATGAAAAAGCGAACTCTAATACAGTTATGTTAAGTATATATCCTTACTTTAATTATGTTTTTGAAGATTATTACTTAGTAGGTAATGGAGTTGCTCCAGGGTGGAATAACGACAATAACAACCCTCCTTTATTTAGAGATGAAAAAGACAGCAATGTGTTTTATTACACAGGTCTAATAAAAAATGATAATGGAGATCTTGGTGAAGGAAGATTTAAAATCTTAGAAAATAAAGGACAATGGCAACCACAATGGGGAGTAATTGAAGATGAAGGAAATGATGGTTTTAAAACTGCTGGAAAAATTGCTGGAAACCCAACAACTCAAGCTGGTGACCCTGGAAGATTTGGAGCTGCTTCAACTGGTTTTTATTCTTTTAAAATAGATTTTAAAGCAAAAACCTATACTATGGAGCCTTTTGATGCTACAGGAAAAACGAGTCCTGCAAGCTTATCATTACAAGGTACAAGTACAGCAAATGTTGCAATGACTCCTTTGGCTTTTGACGGTCATATATGGTATGCAAATAATATTAAACTAATACCTGGCAAAGTAGAATTTGTAACTGATGCTAATGCAAAATGGGGAAGCACTACTTCTTTCTCTGGTGTTGCTACTGATGGTGGTGGTTCAATTCCAGTAATTGTAGAAGATAACTATGATATCTGGTTTAATGATTTAACAGGACGTTATATCTTAATTCCTTTGAATTTATAA
- a CDS encoding SusE domain-containing protein produces MNIYIKRISYLFLSLILLLGACEAEESLKITTPDPEFVLDTPGISNILLNFDLPDNPAFTITWKDEINSSATYSVEMATDAEFTTPVVLGATEKNNFSMTVAAFNQVLSDVNIKSFADTGVYMRLNTGSVVSNTILFQVSKFAVNPPSITSPANGFSVVLMSANADDTALTLGWEDSEIAENSTVNVTYNVEMVIAGGDFNDATQIGTSNTMSFEVTHDALNDFVIAGGGKADVASDFDFRLKAVAKTASGDLTRTSEKITLSITAFKAPIPDNLFMVGSHNGWNNADASQQFFNDGNGVFSRVQKFDAGAEFKMIPETGKWDGDYGEDKNNPGKVVQDDEQNIKVANAGTYVIIVDFNTLSFKLSNIDNMFMVGAHNGWNNADASQQFNTSGNGVFVRMQTFSAGDEFKMLPNSGSWDGDWGENKETPKRLEQDNEQNIKVETAGTYMVTLDFNTLSFSMVEAPANLHLVGSPNGWDNATAPAFTKTADGVFEITQTLTATDEFKFLPVQGSWDNDWGESKKYAGMVVRDNENNVKSPGDGTYKITVDYNKGTITVQ; encoded by the coding sequence ATGAATATTTATATAAAAAGAATTAGCTACCTGTTTTTATCACTAATCCTTTTATTAGGTGCATGTGAAGCAGAAGAAAGCTTAAAAATTACAACACCAGATCCTGAGTTTGTTTTAGACACTCCAGGAATCAGTAATATTTTACTAAATTTCGATTTGCCAGACAATCCTGCATTTACAATTACTTGGAAAGACGAAATTAATTCTAGTGCAACTTATAGTGTGGAAATGGCTACAGATGCAGAATTTACAACTCCGGTTGTTTTAGGTGCTACTGAAAAAAATAACTTTTCAATGACGGTTGCTGCATTCAACCAAGTATTAAGTGATGTAAATATTAAATCTTTTGCAGATACTGGTGTTTACATGAGATTGAATACTGGTTCTGTTGTTTCGAATACGATTTTGTTTCAAGTTTCGAAATTTGCAGTAAATCCTCCTTCAATTACAAGTCCTGCAAATGGATTTAGTGTTGTTTTAATGAGCGCAAATGCAGATGATACTGCATTAACATTAGGTTGGGAAGATTCTGAAATTGCAGAAAACAGTACTGTAAATGTTACCTATAATGTAGAAATGGTAATTGCAGGTGGCGATTTTAACGACGCTACCCAAATTGGTACTTCTAACACGATGTCTTTTGAAGTTACACACGATGCTTTAAACGATTTTGTTATTGCTGGTGGTGGAAAAGCAGATGTTGCATCAGATTTTGATTTCAGATTAAAAGCAGTTGCAAAAACAGCTTCTGGAGATTTAACGAGAACTTCAGAAAAAATAACACTTTCAATTACAGCTTTTAAAGCGCCAATTCCAGACAACTTATTTATGGTAGGTTCTCATAATGGATGGAACAATGCAGATGCTTCACAGCAATTTTTTAATGATGGAAATGGAGTATTCTCTAGAGTACAAAAGTTTGATGCTGGTGCAGAGTTTAAAATGATACCTGAAACAGGTAAATGGGATGGAGATTATGGAGAAGATAAAAATAATCCTGGAAAAGTAGTACAAGATGATGAGCAAAATATTAAGGTTGCCAATGCTGGAACTTATGTAATTATTGTAGATTTTAATACATTAAGCTTTAAACTTTCTAACATAGACAACATGTTTATGGTGGGTGCTCACAATGGTTGGAACAACGCAGATGCTTCTCAACAATTTAACACTTCTGGAAATGGAGTATTTGTAAGAATGCAAACTTTTAGTGCTGGTGACGAGTTTAAAATGCTACCAAATTCTGGTTCTTGGGATGGAGATTGGGGAGAAAATAAAGAAACTCCTAAAAGATTAGAACAAGATAATGAGCAAAACATTAAAGTGGAAACTGCTGGAACATATATGGTTACTTTAGATTTTAATACTTTATCATTTTCCATGGTAGAAGCGCCTGCAAACTTGCATTTAGTAGGCTCTCCAAATGGATGGGATAATGCTACAGCTCCTGCTTTTACTAAAACTGCAGATGGAGTTTTTGAAATTACGCAAACACTAACAGCTACAGACGAATTTAAGTTTTTACCTGTACAAGGTTCTTGGGACAATGACTGGGGAGAAAGCAAAAAGTACGCTGGTATGGTTGTAAGAGATAATGAAAATAATGTAAAATCTCCTGGAGATGGCACTTATAAAATTACTGTAGATTATAACAAAGGAACTATTACAGTTCAGTAA